In Streptomyces pluripotens, the genomic window GGGACGTCACGGTGCGAGAAGCTGAACACAGACCACGACGACAGGGAGCTGTCGATGACCGACAAGCCGACCGTCGGTGTCCTCGGCACCGGCATCATGGGCGCAGCCATGGCCCGCAACCTGTGCCGCGCCGGACTCACCGTGCGGGCCTGGAACCGCACTCGGGACAAGGCGGAGCCCCTCGCCGCCGAAGGCGCGCGCGTCACCGGCACGCCCGCCGAGGCCGTCGAGGGCGCCGATGTCGTCCTCACCATGCTCTACGACGGCGACACCGTCCTGGACGTGATGCGCGAAGCCGCCCCGGCGCTGCGCTCCGGTACGGCCTGGGCGCAGTGCACCACCACGGGCGTCGAACTCGTCTCCGCGTTGGCCGCCTTCGGCCGTGAGCACGGGCTCCTCTTCTACGACGCCCCCGTCCTCGGCACCCGGCAGCCCGCGGAGACCGGGCAACTGACCGTGCTGGCCGCCGGGCCGGAGGAGGGACGGGAGACGGTCGCGCCGGTCTTCGACGCGGTGGGCGCGAGGACCGTGTGGACCGGGGCGGACGCGGACGCGGGAAGCGCCAGTCGGCTCAAGCTGGTCGCCAACAGCTGGGTCCTCGCGGCCACCGCGGCGGCTGGCGAGGTGCTGGCCTTGGCCGAAGCCCTCGGCGTGGACCCGCAGGACTTCTTCGCCCTCATCGAGGGCGGCCCACTGGATATGGGCTACCTGCGGGCGAAGTCCGCGCTGATACTCGACGGCAGGCTCTCCCCGCCGTCGTTCATGGTGGCCACCGCCGGGAAGGACGCCCAGCTGGTCGTCCGGGCGGGGGAGCAGAACGGCGTCCGGCTCGATGTCGCCGCCGCGACCGCAGCACGCTTGGCCCGGGCCGCCGCTCAGGGGCATGCCGGCGAGGACATGGCCGCCGCGTACTTCGCCAGCTTCGGCGATCAGGCTCCGTCCGACCCGCCGAAGTGACGTTCCCCGCCCGCGGGAGCACCCTGGAAGCAGCGGTTTTCCGGAGGTGGTCGACATGATGCACACAGCTGTGGGATGGCACATCGAGCTGGAGTTCCAGGAAGACGACGAGCACACGCGCGCGGCCGCCCTGGTGCGGTTGCCCGACGGTAGCGAGGTACGGGCCCACGGGCACGCCAGCCGCCACCACGTCGACGCGAACCAGCCCCGGGTCGGCGAAGAGATAGCGGGCGCCCGCGCCCTCAACGAACTGGCCATGGAGCTGCTGACCAAGGCGCACGGGGAGATTGACGCGGAGTCCGGGCGGACTTCGCATCCGATCCACATGTAAGGCACCGGCCCGCAGTCCGGGTGCGCCGTTACCCGAGTACCGTGCGCAGCGCCCGCACCAGTGCCTGTGCTCTCGGGTCCGCCGTCACGCCCTGCCGGAACCCGTTGGTGACATAGCCGAAGGCGATGCCCGATTCGGGGTCGGCGAACGCGAGGGAGCCGCCGCGGCCCGGGTGGCCGAAGGAACCGGGGGAGAGCAGCGGGGACGCAGCGCCGTGCAGCATGTAACCGAGGCCGAACCGGGTGCCCACCACCAGGACCCGGTCCGGTCCGGTCGAGTTCTCGGCGCGGGCCAGTTCCGTGGTGTCCGCGGAGAACAGACGGGTACCGCCGTCCACGTCGCCGATGAGCGAGGCGTAACAGCGCGCCAGGCCCTCGGCGGTGGCGATGCCGTTGGAGGCGGGCAGGGCGGCGGACTGGTGGGCGGGGGCGTTCTCGTCGGGGAGCGGGGTGATCGCGGCGAAGGCCCGGCGGGTCAGGGAGGCCGGGTCGGCGTAGGCATCGGCCACGGCACGTTTGGGCCGGATCTTCAGAGCGCCGGCGGCCTCGGGCGCCTCGACCGGCCCGACCCGGCCCACGCGCGGGCGTTCGGACCCCGGCAGGCCCAGCCACAGGTCCGCGCCGACGGCGGTCGCGATCTCGTCCGCGATCCACTCGCCGATCGGACGGCCGGTGACGCGCCGGACCAGTTCGCCGGTGAGCCAGCCGTAGGTATGGGCGTGGTAGCCGTGATCGGTGCCCGGCT contains:
- a CDS encoding NAD(P)-dependent oxidoreductase → MTDKPTVGVLGTGIMGAAMARNLCRAGLTVRAWNRTRDKAEPLAAEGARVTGTPAEAVEGADVVLTMLYDGDTVLDVMREAAPALRSGTAWAQCTTTGVELVSALAAFGREHGLLFYDAPVLGTRQPAETGQLTVLAAGPEEGRETVAPVFDAVGARTVWTGADADAGSASRLKLVANSWVLAATAAAGEVLALAEALGVDPQDFFALIEGGPLDMGYLRAKSALILDGRLSPPSFMVATAGKDAQLVVRAGEQNGVRLDVAAATAARLARAAAQGHAGEDMAAAYFASFGDQAPSDPPK
- a CDS encoding DUF1876 domain-containing protein, whose protein sequence is MMHTAVGWHIELEFQEDDEHTRAAALVRLPDGSEVRAHGHASRHHVDANQPRVGEEIAGARALNELAMELLTKAHGEIDAESGRTSHPIHM
- a CDS encoding serine hydrolase domain-containing protein encodes the protein MNVNGTVAEGFEPVREAFAANFALLGERGAAVAVYRDGHRVVDLWAGTKDVDGDIPWERGTAQVVRSATKGVTAAALLLLHQRGELDLDAPVGAYWPEYKAAGKEHTRVRHLLAHRAGVPVLDRPLTPAEAADPDLGAAAVAAQAPVWEPGTDHGYHAHTYGWLTGELVRRVTGRPIGEWIADEIATAVGADLWLGLPGSERPRVGRVGPVEAPEAAGALKIRPKRAVADAYADPASLTRRAFAAITPLPDENAPAHQSAALPASNGIATAEGLARCYASLIGDVDGGTRLFSADTTELARAENSTGPDRVLVVGTRFGLGYMLHGAASPLLSPGSFGHPGRGGSLAFADPESGIAFGYVTNGFRQGVTADPRAQALVRALRTVLG